The Halococcus sediminicola genome has a segment encoding these proteins:
- a CDS encoding twin-arginine translocation signal domain-containing protein produces the protein MTDNEDTQSSSTEPTTFFSRRGVMKGAAGLVGAGALAGMGLWYGTQPSLAATQYEAAEGGDVTVTTNAGEVMDVSIAPVVSLDWSNFGGGVDSLNLTVGADVNQGTSTPLDVSITTDSGSFSSPGVESIQGDGPGNYQGSTTVTFPQTSIIGNTISSSTFPTSVGEGQSASATVSLSLDASGVTSMGGSNVSASTANLTFDVIIENPDGTVTATIDSSNATATGADTADETTTTVN, from the coding sequence ATGACAGACAACGAAGACACCCAATCTAGCAGCACCGAACCGACCACCTTCTTCAGCCGTCGTGGCGTCATGAAAGGGGCTGCCGGCCTCGTCGGCGCAGGCGCTCTCGCCGGCATGGGTCTCTGGTACGGTACTCAACCCTCGCTCGCGGCGACGCAGTACGAAGCCGCCGAGGGCGGCGACGTGACCGTCACTACGAACGCCGGTGAGGTTATGGACGTCAGCATTGCACCAGTAGTTAGTCTCGACTGGAGTAACTTCGGTGGCGGTGTCGACTCGCTCAATCTTACCGTTGGTGCAGATGTCAATCAAGGCACCAGCACGCCTCTCGATGTCAGCATCACGACCGACAGCGGTTCGTTCAGTTCTCCGGGTGTTGAGTCAATTCAGGGGGACGGCCCTGGAAACTATCAGGGTTCGACTACCGTTACTTTCCCCCAAACTAGTATCATCGGCAACACAATTTCGAGCTCCACGTTCCCGACCTCGGTGGGTGAGGGCCAATCCGCCTCGGCGACAGTGAGCCTCTCGCTTGACGCGAGCGGTGTCACATCGATGGGAGGGTCGAACGTCTCGGCTTCAACGGCTAATCTCACCTTCGATGTCATCATCGAGAACCCTGATGGAACTGTGACCGCGACCATCGACTCCTCGAACGCCACCGCGACTGGTGCGGATACGGCGGACGAGACGACCACGACCGTCAACTAA
- a CDS encoding HPP family protein codes for MREDVRAYCRAVAARSRRFERRELHEFRRWLESTRNLVHLSVVLFVPLLVGLVTLVSNATNLSFLLFPPLASGAYLLFAHPEERYSSPLRFVAGLTVGALCGWLAVEATGWLFYTGGSQPVHASSAALAMLLTGGATWAFGVEEPAAFSTALLAVVDDAPGFSYVLSIAVSSLLVAGVFVLWHRRVYRHRARYLYQSTKGDDHVLVPMRGAHADATATFGARLAAAHDAGKVVLLDIVAPPENVATDGGTDTEVSMATKTHASHLEACAERIEETMDVPCEVVVIERGAESPATTALGAAREANCDLIVTPYERSDGQTSTFVTSLFRTDMDVIAHRSADGRTEWSRVLVSVRRASDVAHSMLDFACRLTGRSGKVSICHCVDGEYERRDAESMLAGLVETFDAHIETRVAHGPIEEFLADASTRQNLLMLGASADRSAVSRLLSPATFQRLHDIECDVAIVDRRYRPLERD; via the coding sequence CGCGGCGCGCTCGCGGCGGTTCGAGCGGCGCGAGCTACACGAGTTCCGTCGCTGGCTCGAAAGCACGCGCAACCTCGTCCATCTGTCGGTCGTGCTGTTCGTCCCCCTGCTGGTCGGTCTGGTGACGCTCGTCTCGAACGCGACGAACCTCTCCTTTCTGCTCTTTCCGCCGTTGGCCTCCGGGGCGTATCTCCTGTTCGCCCACCCCGAAGAACGCTACTCGTCGCCGCTGCGGTTCGTCGCGGGGCTGACCGTCGGCGCGCTGTGTGGCTGGCTCGCCGTCGAGGCGACCGGCTGGCTGTTCTACACGGGCGGCTCCCAGCCGGTTCACGCCTCCAGTGCGGCGCTCGCGATGCTGCTCACCGGCGGGGCGACGTGGGCGTTCGGCGTCGAGGAACCGGCGGCGTTCTCGACGGCGCTGCTCGCGGTCGTCGACGACGCGCCCGGGTTCAGTTACGTGCTCAGCATCGCCGTGTCGAGCCTGCTCGTCGCCGGCGTGTTCGTCCTCTGGCACCGGCGGGTCTACCGCCACCGGGCGCGCTATCTCTACCAGTCGACCAAGGGCGACGACCACGTCCTCGTGCCGATGCGCGGCGCACACGCCGACGCGACGGCCACCTTCGGCGCACGTCTCGCCGCCGCCCACGACGCCGGCAAAGTGGTGCTCCTCGATATCGTTGCGCCACCGGAAAACGTCGCCACCGACGGCGGGACGGACACCGAAGTCTCGATGGCGACGAAGACCCACGCGAGCCACCTCGAAGCGTGTGCCGAGCGCATCGAGGAGACGATGGACGTCCCCTGCGAGGTGGTCGTCATCGAGCGCGGAGCGGAATCGCCAGCGACGACGGCGCTCGGAGCCGCTCGCGAGGCGAACTGTGACCTCATCGTGACGCCCTACGAGCGCTCCGATGGGCAGACTTCGACGTTCGTCACGTCGCTCTTTCGGACCGATATGGACGTCATCGCCCACCGTTCGGCCGACGGCCGCACCGAGTGGTCGCGGGTGCTCGTCTCGGTCCGGCGCGCGAGCGACGTCGCCCACAGCATGCTCGATTTCGCCTGCCGGCTCACCGGGCGCTCGGGCAAGGTGAGCATCTGTCACTGTGTCGATGGCGAATACGAACGCCGGGACGCCGAGAGCATGCTCGCGGGGCTGGTCGAGACGTTCGACGCCCACATCGAGACCCGCGTCGCACACGGCCCGATCGAGGAGTTCCTCGCCGACGCCTCGACGCGACAGAATCTCCTCATGCTCGGGGCGAGCGCCGACCGGAGCGCCGTCTCGCGACTGCTCTCGCCGGCGACCTTCCAGCGCCTCCACGACATCGAGTGTGACGTCGCCATCGTCGACCGGCGCTACCGGCCGCTCGAACGAGATTGA